The sequence TTGGCAATCTGTTTCTGGTCGACAATAGTCATCCTGTCTTGAATAATCATATTGACACCTGTTGCTTTGGCATTTCATCCGTTTGAAAAGTCATCGATTCGATGACACGTAACATAGCTTCTGCTGTATCAATCGACGTCAGGCATGGGATTCCGTTCTCCACAGATTCACGTCTAATTCTAAAACCATCGCGTTCAGGCTGCTTCCCTTTCGTCAATGTGTTGATAACGAGTTGAGCATCTCCTTTTTGAATGACGTCGATAAGTGTCGGTCCATCCGAACCGATTTTCCCGACAGTTTTCACTTTGATAGCGGCCTCTTCCAACGTTTTTGCTGTACCTTCAGTAGCCATGATATGGTAACCGATATTCACAAAACGCTTAGCAATATCGACAATTTCTTCTTTGTCTTTGTCGGAGACTGTCATCAGTACAGAACCATATTCTTTAATTTCCATACCTGCAGCAACAAGGCCTTTGTAAAGTGCTTTTTCAAGTGTTATGTCTTTCCCCATCACTTCACCTGTCGATTTCATTTCAGGTCCTAGTGTAATATCCACACGGCGCAGTTTTGCGAATGAGAATACCGGTACCTTCACATAGACACCCGACGGAATATCCGCTAAGCCGTCTTTATAACCTTGCTCAATGATCGATTGGCCTAAAATCGCTTTTGTCGCGATGTTTGCCATTGGGATATTCGTAATTTTACTTAAGAAAGGAACGGTCCGACTTGATCTCGGATTCACTTCAATGACATACACTTGGCCTTCGGATATAACAAACTGGATATTCAACAATCCTCTGATATTTAATCCGAGAGCTAGTCGTTTTGTATAGTCCACGATGGTTTCAACCATCGAGGCAGACAAGTTTTGAGGAGGATACACAGCAATAGAGTCGCCAGAGTGTACGCCTGCGCGCTCGATATGCTCCATGATACCTGGAATAACGACGTTTTCCCCATCACAGATTCCATCAACTTCAATTTCAGTCCCTGTCAAATAGCGGTCAATTAAAACCGGATGTTCAGGGCTTGCTTGCACAGCGTGCTCCATATAGTGAAGTAATTCCTCTTCAAGGTAGACGATTTCCATCGCACGACCGCCTAGTACATAAGATGGTCTTACAAGTACTGGATAACCGATTTCGTTCGCAATTGCCACTGCTTCTGGAACAGAAACTGCTGTTTTGCCGAGTGGTTGCGGGATGCCGATTTCATGCAAAGCCCGTTCAAACTTATCACGGTTTTCCGCGCGATCAATGTCCTCTAGTGAAGTACCGAGAATTTTCACTCCGCGCGCTTCAAGCCCAGCTGCTAAGTTGATGGCCGTCTGCCCGCCGAATTGAACGATTACACCTTCAGGCTGTTCCAGGTCAATGATGTGCATCACATCTTCAATCGTCAATGGTTCAAAGTATAATTTGTCCGATATGGAAAAGTCTGTTGACACCGTTTCGGGATTATTATTGATGATGATTGCCTCATAACCGGCCTGTTGGATCGCCCATACGGAATGGACTGTTGCATAATCGAACTCTACACCTTGCCCGATACGGATTGGACCGGAACCGAGAACTACGACGCTTTTCTTTTCCGATTTGACAGACTCATTTTCTTGTTCATATGTCCCATAAAAATAAGGTGTGTCAGATTCATATTCGCCTGCACATGTGTCCACTTTCTTATAAACCGGAATAATGCCATGCTCTTTCCGCAAACTATAAATCGCCCGTTCTTTTTCATTCCATAGCTGGGCAATTGTCACATCTGAAAAGCCCATGCGCTTTGCTTTATACAAAATTTCAAGGTTATGTGGGTTTGCTTTCAATTGTTCTTCAAATCGGACAATCTTTTCGAATTTCCGCAAGAAGAAGACGTCGATCATACTCCACTCGTGTAACGTTTCAATCGATACACCTCTACGTAATGCCTCGCCGATAAAGAATAAACGCTCGTCTCCTGCTCGTCTGATACGTTTTTCAATCCACTCATCAGTCATATCATCTCCATTTTTGAGACTCAGACCGAATTGGCCTGTTTCAAGTGAGCGGACAGCTTTAAGAATCGACTCTTCAAAAGTGCGACCCATTGCCATCACTTCACCTGTCGCTTTCATTTGTGTACCTAGATTTCGTTTCGCAGATTCGAATTTATCAAATGGCCAACGCGGAATCTTAGTTACTACATAGTCGATAGTCGGTTCAAAGCATGCGTACGTTGTTCCAGTTACAGGATTCATCATTTCGTCAAGCGTCAATCCTACAGCGATTTTCGCAGCAAGTTTCGCTATCGGATAACCGGTTGCTTTGGACGCCAACGCTGATGAACGGCTTACACGCGGGTTCACTTCAATAATATAATAATTGAAGCTGTGCGGGTCTAGTGCTAACTGGACGTTACAGCCGCCTTCAATTTTAAGCGCTCGGATGATCTTCAATGACACATTCCGAAGCATTTGGTTTTCCCGGTCTGTCATTGTCTGGCAAGGAGCTGTAACAATGGAATCGCCTGTATGGATACCGACTGCATCGACGTTTTCCATGTTACAAACAACGATTGCATTATCGGCTGAATCCCGCATTACTTCATATTCGATCTCTTTAAAGCCTGCGATGGATTTTTCAAGAAGACATTGCGTAACAGGACTGTATTTTAATCCACTTGCAACAATTTCATTTAAATCTTTGTCATTGTAGCAAATCCCGCCACCTGTTCCTCCCAAGGTGAAAGCAGGGCGGACAATTACCGGATAGCCAATTTTTTCAACGAACGCGTGCGCTTCCTCAAGATTATGGATGATGTCACTTTCAGGTACCGGTTCGCCAAGTTCATTCATAAGTGTTCTGAACAGATCTCTGTCTTCTGCCTTATGGATTGCATCGAGCTTTGTTCCAAGTATTTCAATGTTGAGTTCATCCAAAATCCCTGACTCCTGCAATTCAATCGCCATATTCAAACCCGTTTGACCACCAAGTGTAGGCAGCAGGGCATCAGGACGTTCTTTGCGGATAATGCGGCTTACGAATTCCAATGTTAATGGCTCGATATATACTTTGTCTGCTATTTCCGTATCGGTCATGATTGTCGCAGGATTGGAGTTGACTAAGATTACACGGTAGCCTTCCTCTTTTAACGAAAGGCAGGCTTGCGTTCCCGCATAGTCGAATTCAGCAGCTTGTCCGATAACAATTGGACCAGAACCAATTACGAGAATTGTTTCTATATCTTGTCTTTTAGGCATTGAAATTCCCCTCTCTCTTGCTTGCATTCATCAGTTCTTCAAATCGATTAAAAAGATGTTTTGCATCTTCCGGTCCAGGAGATGCTTCCGGATGAAACTGGACCGAGAAGGTTGCATCTTTTTGACTGCGCAATCCTTCAACCGTGTTGTCATTTAAAGCCCTATGCGTAATTTCAAGTTTTGACTCATCGATGGATGCTTCATCGACTTGATAACCATGGCTTTGCGAAGTCAGTTCCGTCCTGCCTGTCAACAGATCTTTCACTGGATAATTCCCACCACTATGCCCGATTTTCATCTTCGATGTTTTAGCTCCATAGGACAATGCCAGCAGCTGATGACCCAGACCGATTCCAAAGATAGGTGCTGTTCCAATCAGTTGTTTAATTGTTTCCACGGCTCCTTCAACATCTGTCGGATTTCCAGGTCCGTTTGATAGCAAAATACCATCAGGGACCAAAGCAAGTATTTCCTCTGTTGATGTATCATAAGGCACTACAATGACATCATAATCCCTTTTATTCAGCTCTCGCAGCAGACCGTGCTTCAACCCATAATCTATGACTACTACACGCTTGCCACGCCCAGGACTCGGGTACGGCTTTTTCGTCGATATCATCGCTACTAAATCTTTTGGCGTTTGATAGTTAACAACTTCCGCGACAACTTCACTGTTGTTAAGTTCTTCACCAGCAGCTGTCAACTTCCCTTTCAATGAACCCTTTTGACGCAGGATTCTGGTGAGCATTCTTGTATCAATCCCTTCGATGCCTGGGATGCCTTTCAGCTCAAGCAGCGCACCTAAAGTCATTGAACTGCGGAAATTTGATGGTTCTTCGCTAAGCTCCCTAACAACGAGTCCATTGATGGCAGGTTCGATCGATTCATAATCATCACGATTTATGCCATAATTGCCAATGAGCGGATAGGTCATAACAACAATTTGGCCAAAACCAGACGGGTTTGAAATCGTTTCCTGGTAACCCGTCATCCCTGTTGTAAAAATTGTTTCACCAATTGAAGCACTTTCAGATCCAAAAGCAGTTCCTTCAAAAATCGTTCCATCTTCCAGTACCAAATATCTCTTTTTCATCATTGACCATCCTTCCAGACGATGTTTCCGCCATAAATTGTCGTTACAGGCCAGCCTTTGCATTTCCACCCGTCAAAAGGTGTATTCTTACCGTTTGAGAGGAAAGTCTTGCGGTTAATTGTCTGCTCTTTATTCAAATCCAGTAAAACCAGGTCCGCTGCTGCGCCAACTTCTAATTTACCGAAAGGCAGATCGAACACACTTGCCGGCTTTTCAGTCATCCAATCGATCAATTGCTTCAACGACCATTTCCCTTCAGCTACAAAGTGTGTGTAAAGCAGCGGGAATGCTGTTTCAAATCCCGTAATACCAAAGGGGGCTTTGGCAAATCCCACCCTCTTTTCTTCTGCCGTATGAGGGGCATGATCGGTTGCGATAAAGTCCAATGTGCCATCCATTAGCCCTTCACGTAACGCTTCAAGGTCTTCGATTCCACGAAGTGGAGGATTCATCTTCCAATCCGCGTCATCACCCGGAATGTCGTTTTCATTTAAGAGAAGATGGTGAGGACTTACTTCGGCAGTGACATGGATGCCTGCTCTTTTGGCGTCTCGTATAACTCTTACGGATTCTTTCGTACTAACATGACACACATGGTAGTGTGCACCTGCAGCCTCTGCCAATAAAATGTCCCGTGCGATATGTACAGACTCCGCAATCGAAGGTATGCCCGGTAAGCCAAGTTCCTTATTTCGCTTGCCTTCGTGCATTGCCCCTCCGTAGATCAACGTATTGTCTTCGCAATGTGCGACGATGGCCATATCGAGCTTAGCTGCATCTCTCATCGCTTCGTACATCATACCTGCTTCTTGGACACCTACTCCGTCATCCGTGAAGGCGAAAGCTCCGTTCTCCTTCAGTTCAGTCAGATTCGTACGTTCTTTTCCAGCTTCACGAATTGTGATCGATGCATAAGGAAGTACACGAATCAACGCATTTTCTTCAATCAGATTATTGACAAGGGACAGATTTTCTTTCGTATCAGGTACCGGCCGCGTATTTGGCATCGCACAAATGGTTGTATAACCGCCTTTTGCAGCAGCCAATGTTCCTGACGCGATTGTTTCTTTATGCTCTCCGCCTGGTTCGCGCAAATGCACATGAACATCAATGAATCCCGGAGCCAATACAAGCCCCTCCGCATTGATGATTTCTGCATCACCCGTTACCAAGTCTTGACCAATTTCAGTTATCCGGTCCTTTTTCAATCGGACATCAGAAATAACGAGTTCCCCTTCATCGTTCAGTAATTGAGCACCTTTGATAATCTTCTCCATGTCAATTCCTCCCTTTCAATACGGTTTCCAATACAGCTGCACGTATATAGACACCGTTTTCAACTTGCTTAAAGATTCTAGAGCGGCTACATTCTATAAGTCTGTCTGCAATTTCAACATCCCGGTTTACAGGTGCGGGATGCATAATGATTGCGCCTGGTTTCATCTTTCTTTCGCGTTCGACTGTCAGACCAAACCGGCGGTGATACTCCTCTTTTGTAAAACCCGTATCATCACCATGTCTTTCATGCTGGACACGCAGTAGCATGACGACATCACTTTGTTCGAGCAGACCATCCCAATTATCTGTACTTTCAAAGCTTCCTGCCCATTCAACCGGGCATAAAAATGTGACATTTGCACCTAATCTTGACAGTGCATCAGCATTGGACTTGGCTACCCGGCTATGTGAAATATCACCAGCAATCAGAATATTCAAGTTCTCGAAATGTCCAAACTCCTCTTTAATAGTAAACAGATCTAACAAAGATTGCGTCGGATGCTGCCCCGATCCGTCTCCACCATTGATAATCGAAACACCCGTCTTGCCAATCAATTCTTTGTAATACTTATCGTCTTGATGCCGGATCACTACTGCATCGATTCCTAGCTGTTCGAGTGTTCGTACAGTATCGTAAAGCGTTTCCCCTTTCAATGTACTTGAAAAGCCCGCCTCAAACGGGATTACTTCCAAACCCAACTTGCGTTCTGCGACTTCAAAACTTGTTTTCGTCCGTGTACTCGGTTCAAAAAAGAGATTGCTAATCATAAATTCTCCTGGAAGCTCTCGTATGCCATACTTTTTAAAAATCTCAGCACGCTCTATTAACGCATTAATATCTTCTACCGACAAATCATTCATGGATACTACATTTTCCACTTAATTCTCCTCCTTCAGTCAATTAAAAAGAACCTTTCCTGCAGTAGGAAGGGCTCGATATGTATGACTGAACAACCCTCATCCAAATTGAATGAATGACTGTCCGCCAACCGAACCTTTCCCTGTCTCTCTGTACAATGTTAAAAGGTCTTTCTATTCAATTGATTCATCCGCTAAGGTTGAATTATTTCTTCCCGGCAGTATCAAGTTAAGTACTACACCGACGATTGCAGCAAGCGCCATACCACCAACTTGGAATGTCTCACTAATATTGATGGAAGCACCGCCAATACCGATTACAAGGATGACTGAACAGATGACAAGATTTCGCTGCTCCCCAAAGTCCACTTTATGATCGACGAGCATCCGCAAGCCTGAAGAAGCGATAATACCAAAGAGTAGGATGGATATGCCCCCTAACACTGCTTGGGGGATTGTTGAGATGAGTGCCATCAATGTTCCGTTGAATGAAAACAAGATTGCAAATACTGCCGCACCCAATATGACATATACACTATATACTCGTGTAATGGCCATTACACCGATATTCTCTCCATAAGTGGTCTTTGGCGGTCCTCCAAGCATCCCACTGATGAATGTCCCCAGTCCATCTCCAAGCAAGGAACGATTCAAACCTGGATCTTTGATGAAGTCTCTTTCAACAACCTTGCCAAGTACTAATTGATGTCCGATATGTTCGGATATTGTAACAATCGATATTGGCACCATGATCAACAATAAGGTAGGCGTGATGACAAACTCATAATCAATACCCGGCAGCAAGAATTCCGGAACTTCTATGAACTTGGCTGCAAATATCTTTTCGTATTCGACGATCCCAATCGCTAATGAATATATGTATCCAACAGTAATTCCAATTAACACCGGCATTAGACTGACAACACCTTTGAAAAACATAAGGCAGATAATCGCCGCAGCTAAAGTGACTAGCGCTGCTGAGAAATGCAACAGATTATATTCGTCAGCACCATTCACTTTAACCGTACTTGCCATATTTACTGCAACCGGTGCTACAGCAAGTCCAATGACCATAATAACCGGACCAACTACAACAGGTGGAAGTATTTTCATGATCCAACCCGAACCAGTCCTCCAAATTACTAATGACACGATTGAATAGACAAGAGCGACAAACATGCTGCCAATCATTGCACTCCCGATACCGCCAGTACTTGTTGCAATTTGTATGGGCGTTATGAAAGCGAATGAGGATCCCAAATAGGCAGGCACCTTGAATCTTGTGACTACTATAAAAATGATTGTCGCAATCCCGCTTGTCAATAAAGCAATGGCAGGACTGAGTCCAACTAGCTGTGGAACGAGGATTGTCGCACCGAACATTGCAAACATATGCTGCAGGCTGAGTGCCAGCCACTTACCTACAGGCGGTTTGTCTTGTACATCTAAAACAGTTAAATTATCATTCATATGTTTGCGCCTCCGTGCTTGTCCGATTTATTTTGTATGAATGGTTACACCATCTGTACCATCTTGCTCCCTGACCGTTACGACAACCCGTTCTCCGCTTGACGTCGGTATGTTCTTGCCTACAAAGTCTGGACGGATTGGTAATTCCCGGTGTCCCCGATCAACTAACACAGCAAGCTGAATAGCAGCTGGTCTTCCTAAATCAATAACCGCATCCATTGCAGCTCTGACCGTTCTGCCTGTGTATAGTACATCGTCAACTAGTATTACTTTCTTTTCGGTGACATTGTGTTGGATATCGACTTGGTGGACGAGCGGTTCTTGGTCTGGATGTTTCAATTGAAGATCGTCTCTGTAAAGCGTAATATCCAGTTCACCTGTCAAAATCGGTTTGTCTTCAATTTGTTCAATCCGTCCAGCTAGACGTTTCGCCAAAACCGCACCTCTAGTCTTAATACCGACCAGGATACATTCATCAATCCCTTTATTCTTTTCGATGATTTCATATGCTATACGTGTAACCGCACGAGCGATTGCCTGTTCATCTAAAATAATCGCTTTTTCCGTCATATCCATTCCTCCTATTCTTTCGGTTTTATTTCTTTTATTTTTGAACTAGTGGATTTGGCCACTTTTAGAATATAAAAACCCTCCTGCCATTAATGGCGGGAGGGTATACGTGCAGAAAAAATGTACGCAGAAATAGCTCGCGGGCTATCCTACTATACTTCCGTGCAACCTTCCCAGCCTCTCTGGACTGTCTTTAAAGGTATCGCTATTCAATTT is a genomic window of Sporosarcina oncorhynchi containing:
- the carB gene encoding carbamoyl-phosphate synthase large subunit encodes the protein MPKRQDIETILVIGSGPIVIGQAAEFDYAGTQACLSLKEEGYRVILVNSNPATIMTDTEIADKVYIEPLTLEFVSRIIRKERPDALLPTLGGQTGLNMAIELQESGILDELNIEILGTKLDAIHKAEDRDLFRTLMNELGEPVPESDIIHNLEEAHAFVEKIGYPVIVRPAFTLGGTGGGICYNDKDLNEIVASGLKYSPVTQCLLEKSIAGFKEIEYEVMRDSADNAIVVCNMENVDAVGIHTGDSIVTAPCQTMTDRENQMLRNVSLKIIRALKIEGGCNVQLALDPHSFNYYIIEVNPRVSRSSALASKATGYPIAKLAAKIAVGLTLDEMMNPVTGTTYACFEPTIDYVVTKIPRWPFDKFESAKRNLGTQMKATGEVMAMGRTFEESILKAVRSLETGQFGLSLKNGDDMTDEWIEKRIRRAGDERLFFIGEALRRGVSIETLHEWSMIDVFFLRKFEKIVRFEEQLKANPHNLEILYKAKRMGFSDVTIAQLWNEKERAIYSLRKEHGIIPVYKKVDTCAGEYESDTPYFYGTYEQENESVKSEKKSVVVLGSGPIRIGQGVEFDYATVHSVWAIQQAGYEAIIINNNPETVSTDFSISDKLYFEPLTIEDVMHIIDLEQPEGVIVQFGGQTAINLAAGLEARGVKILGTSLEDIDRAENRDKFERALHEIGIPQPLGKTAVSVPEAVAIANEIGYPVLVRPSYVLGGRAMEIVYLEEELLHYMEHAVQASPEHPVLIDRYLTGTEIEVDGICDGENVVIPGIMEHIERAGVHSGDSIAVYPPQNLSASMVETIVDYTKRLALGLNIRGLLNIQFVISEGQVYVIEVNPRSSRTVPFLSKITNIPMANIATKAILGQSIIEQGYKDGLADIPSGVYVKVPVFSFAKLRRVDITLGPEMKSTGEVMGKDITLEKALYKGLVAAGMEIKEYGSVLMTVSDKDKEEIVDIAKRFVNIGYHIMATEGTAKTLEEAAIKVKTVGKIGSDGPTLIDVIQKGDAQLVINTLTKGKQPERDGFRIRRESVENGIPCLTSIDTAEAMLRVIESMTFQTDEMPKQQVSI
- a CDS encoding carbamoyl phosphate synthase small subunit, which codes for MKKRYLVLEDGTIFEGTAFGSESASIGETIFTTGMTGYQETISNPSGFGQIVVMTYPLIGNYGINRDDYESIEPAINGLVVRELSEEPSNFRSSMTLGALLELKGIPGIEGIDTRMLTRILRQKGSLKGKLTAAGEELNNSEVVAEVVNYQTPKDLVAMISTKKPYPSPGRGKRVVVIDYGLKHGLLRELNKRDYDVIVVPYDTSTEEILALVPDGILLSNGPGNPTDVEGAVETIKQLIGTAPIFGIGLGHQLLALSYGAKTSKMKIGHSGGNYPVKDLLTGRTELTSQSHGYQVDEASIDESKLEITHRALNDNTVEGLRSQKDATFSVQFHPEASPGPEDAKHLFNRFEELMNASKREGNFNA
- a CDS encoding dihydroorotase encodes the protein MEKIIKGAQLLNDEGELVISDVRLKKDRITEIGQDLVTGDAEIINAEGLVLAPGFIDVHVHLREPGGEHKETIASGTLAAAKGGYTTICAMPNTRPVPDTKENLSLVNNLIEENALIRVLPYASITIREAGKERTNLTELKENGAFAFTDDGVGVQEAGMMYEAMRDAAKLDMAIVAHCEDNTLIYGGAMHEGKRNKELGLPGIPSIAESVHIARDILLAEAAGAHYHVCHVSTKESVRVIRDAKRAGIHVTAEVSPHHLLLNENDIPGDDADWKMNPPLRGIEDLEALREGLMDGTLDFIATDHAPHTAEEKRVGFAKAPFGITGFETAFPLLYTHFVAEGKWSLKQLIDWMTEKPASVFDLPFGKLEVGAAADLVLLDLNKEQTINRKTFLSNGKNTPFDGWKCKGWPVTTIYGGNIVWKDGQ
- a CDS encoding aspartate carbamoyltransferase catalytic subunit; its protein translation is MENVVSMNDLSVEDINALIERAEIFKKYGIRELPGEFMISNLFFEPSTRTKTSFEVAERKLGLEVIPFEAGFSSTLKGETLYDTVRTLEQLGIDAVVIRHQDDKYYKELIGKTGVSIINGGDGSGQHPTQSLLDLFTIKEEFGHFENLNILIAGDISHSRVAKSNADALSRLGANVTFLCPVEWAGSFESTDNWDGLLEQSDVVMLLRVQHERHGDDTGFTKEEYHRRFGLTVERERKMKPGAIIMHPAPVNRDVEIADRLIECSRSRIFKQVENGVYIRAAVLETVLKGRN
- a CDS encoding uracil-xanthine permease family protein, producing MNDNLTVLDVQDKPPVGKWLALSLQHMFAMFGATILVPQLVGLSPAIALLTSGIATIIFIVVTRFKVPAYLGSSFAFITPIQIATSTGGIGSAMIGSMFVALVYSIVSLVIWRTGSGWIMKILPPVVVGPVIMVIGLAVAPVAVNMASTVKVNGADEYNLLHFSAALVTLAAAIICLMFFKGVVSLMPVLIGITVGYIYSLAIGIVEYEKIFAAKFIEVPEFLLPGIDYEFVITPTLLLIMVPISIVTISEHIGHQLVLGKVVERDFIKDPGLNRSLLGDGLGTFISGMLGGPPKTTYGENIGVMAITRVYSVYVILGAAVFAILFSFNGTLMALISTIPQAVLGGISILLFGIIASSGLRMLVDHKVDFGEQRNLVICSVILVIGIGGASINISETFQVGGMALAAIVGVVLNLILPGRNNSTLADESIE
- the pyrR gene encoding bifunctional pyr operon transcriptional regulator/uracil phosphoribosyltransferase PyrR, with amino-acid sequence MTEKAIILDEQAIARAVTRIAYEIIEKNKGIDECILVGIKTRGAVLAKRLAGRIEQIEDKPILTGELDITLYRDDLQLKHPDQEPLVHQVDIQHNVTEKKVILVDDVLYTGRTVRAAMDAVIDLGRPAAIQLAVLVDRGHRELPIRPDFVGKNIPTSSGERVVVTVREQDGTDGVTIHTK